In a single window of the Allobranchiibius huperziae genome:
- the rpsT gene encoding 30S ribosomal protein S20 has translation MANIKSQIKRVKTNAIRTERNKAHKSEVRTWIRKVREAAESGDKAGAEEALRTASKKLDKAVTKGVIHKNQAANKKSNLAKKVNAL, from the coding sequence GTGGCAAACATCAAGTCGCAGATCAAGCGGGTCAAGACGAACGCGATCCGTACGGAGCGCAACAAGGCGCACAAGTCCGAGGTGCGCACCTGGATCCGCAAGGTCCGCGAGGCCGCCGAGTCCGGTGACAAGGCCGGCGCCGAAGAGGCCCTGCGCACCGCGTCCAAGAAGCTGGACAAGGCTGTCACCAAGGGTGTCATCCACAAGAACCAGGCGGCCAACAAGAAGTCGAACCTGGCGAAGAAGGTCAACGCTCTCTGA